In Bradyrhizobium symbiodeficiens, the genomic stretch ACCGGATGAGCCGGCCGTCGCAGCACCTCAACGCGTTCATGTGGAGCTTGAAGTCATCGTGGTCAGGGCCCTGGCAATCCTGCTCGCACAGCTGGCGACCGCGCCGATCGTGTCCGAGAAGGTCGAGACCGCCGAACATCGCGTCGTCGATCTCAAGACCTTCGAATGCCGCGACATCACCCGCAGCACGGTGCTGCAGCGGGTCTGTTACGACCCCGCGCAGCAACACCTTATCGTCGCGGCGAACGGCGCCTATGACCGCTATTGCGGCGTGACGGCGGACACTGTCGAGCGCCTCCTGGGCGCCCCGTCGATGGGCCAGTTCTTCAACCAGACTATCAAGCGGGATGTCACGACCGGCCGCTACGCCTGCCCCGGTCGCCACGCGTACCGCGCGCGAGAGCG encodes the following:
- a CDS encoding KTSC domain-containing protein, which codes for MVRALAILLAQLATAPIVSEKVETAEHRVVDLKTFECRDITRSTVLQRVCYDPAQQHLIVAANGAYDRYCGVTADTVERLLGAPSMGQFFNQTIKRDVTTGRYACPGRHAYRARERVLHS